The Paenibacillus sp. G2S3 region AACCGTACGTTCAGGAGCTAATTCCAAAACGTTAAAGTTATCTATCAGTGCTGATAAGGACATCGAAACAGGTGTATTAATCAATGGCACGATGTATTTGCCTGTACAAACTACCTTTAAGAGTTTAGGTGCAACTATTCAGACGAATACAGCCACTAAGACTTTTAGTATTCGTGTAGGGGATTTGCCTATTCAGCTTCAACTGGGCAGCGATATTGCTATGGTGAATGGGAATAAGGTGAAAATGAGTGGTAAAGTGCAAACCGTGGATGGAGGAGCAGTATTCCCTGCTACCCTCTTAAAAACAGCATTGGGAGCAGTATTGGACTTTGGTGCTCATTATGAGTCTTTGAACATCAATTTCGGTAAAGCTGAGTTATTTGCGTACACAAAAAATACGTTAAAAATATCCAAAAGAGAATCTCAAGGGGATCTCGCCAAGCTAATCGGAAAGACTTATTGGTTCAACCAGTATGATTCCGACTATAAATTCCAAAAAGCAACGATTGTTGATATTCTTGTGAACGACGATAATGAGTTTTCGATTTCTTTTCAATTGGCATCAGGTAAAATTGTGAATTCTTATGATATGGAATACGATCAGGTCACTCGCGATCTGGCAAACAAAGAGTATTTCTTTACGTCTGATCCTACCAAAATCTATAAATGGTCAAATGCGATTTGGGCCAAGATCAAGGCAGGTACAATTTCGACAGGGATGACGAAGCAGCAAGTAGAGCTGAGCTGGGGCACTCCAATTGATAAATCAAGTCTATCCGGCAGTGGAATTACAGTTGAGACTTGGCAATATAGAAATTATAATTACGTAACCTTTACAAATGGTGTTGTCTCTATGATTTACACAAATTAATGTAAGGGAACTATAACTTCATTTTAAATCAAAGGACGCCTTAAGGTTCATCATCGGGCGTCCTTTTCATATATTCGAACGCCTCATCATTGATTTAGTCATAGAGCCTGTCTCTAAAGCATATCTTTTGAAAGAAGCACTTTCAGAATGAAATGTTGACTATTTATTGACCGAAATGAGGGGTTTATTCATGGCAAAGTCAAAACGTGGACATGCACTGTGGAGTTTACCATCCAGGGGTAGGGGGACTTGTCCGGTCTGTCAGAGCACACGGATCAAACTGCTTTATCCAAAAAGAAAAACGGACGGATCAGTCGTTAAGGTTTGTAAGCGTTGTGACAAGGCGCCTCAGACGAAAGTGGATGCAGTGTTGGTGTAAAAGATTAACGCAAGGATGCCTAGTTGCAGCTATATGCATATTGCATGTAGGTACAACTAGGCATCCTTATTTTGTATTTCTCGCATAAACACTTACCGTCCTTATAAGGACGCCGAAGGCGTTTATGCTTGACATGAAATTATTACAGCGTACGATGAATGACCTGATCACGTCTAGGTCCCACAGAAACAGTAGAAATACGTATTCCAATAGACGTTTCGATAAAATCTACATAACTTTTAGCTTGCTCTGGCAGATCGTCAAAGTTGGTGATATGCGAGATATCATAGTTCCAGCCAGATAAATGCGTTATTATCGGTTTTGCTTTGTTCAGCTTACTTGTTGCTGGAAACTTGTCGGTGATTTCCCCATTTTCAAGTTCATAGGCAACGCAAACCGGAATCTCATTTAAATAACCAAGAACATCCAGATTGGTCAGCACAACCTCCGTTGCACCTTGCATCAGGCAACCATAACGTGTAGCTACTGCATCAAACCAACCCATACGTCTAGGACGACCTGTTGTCGCTCCAAATTCCCCAGCATCGCCACCTCGTGTGCGAAGTTCATCCGCTACAGGGCCTTCTAATTCAGATACAAAAGGTCCGGCACCAACACAACTGGAATATGCCTTCGTTACAGCGATAACATTCGTGATGGCAGCCGCTGGAAGACCCGCGCCGACAGGTGCGTATCCGGCAAGTGTCGATGAGGAGGTAGAGTAAGGATATATACCGTGATCAGGATCACGCAGAGCGCCTAATTGCCCTTCAAGCAGAATTGTTTCTCCTTTTCCATAAGCCTCTTGCAGTATTTCTGTTGTGTTGGCTACGTATGGTGCCAATTGTGCAGCTTCTTTTTGTAACTGAGCCATTAATTCCGAAACTTGGATAGGGGCTTTCTTATATAAATGCTCCAGTAATACATTTTTTGAAGCAAGTAATTGTTCGAGACGTTTCTCAAGTCGGGCAGGATCAAACAAATCCGCTACTTGTATCCCGAGCTTCGCATATTTATCCGCGTAGAATGGCGCTATCCCCCGTTTGGTTGAACCGAACCCTTGTGACCCAAGTCGTTCCTCTTCCAGCTCATCAAACAAACGATGGATCGAGAGTACGATTTGAGCGCGCTCCGATACGAACAACTTCGGCTTTGGAACCCCTCTATCTGCTAACGCTTGTAATTCCTTTACTAATACTTCTGTATCAAGAGCTGTTCCTGGTCCAATAATGTTTGTAACTGATGGGTAAAATACACCAGAAGGCAGCATATGAAGTGAGAATTTTCCATACTGGTTAATGATGGTATGACCAGCGTTACTTCCACCTTGAAAACGAACTACATAAGAGGCTTGAGCGGCTAGTACATCTGTCATTTTTCCTTTGCCTTCGTCTCCCCAGTTAGCTCCTACAATTGCGATTACGGTCACGCGATTACCTCCCAAGCTTGTGATTGGCTACAGGTCTAAGTATAATGCTAGATAGAGCATTAGAAAAATTGATATACGTAATATCTATTATAAGGTGAGGTAATGACGTGGGGATGGACATCAACTTGGAATGGTATCGCTCTTTTTATTGGGTAGCGCAAACAGGCAGCTTAACTGCGGCAGCAGAACGACTGAATATAACACAACCGGCAGTGAGTCATACGATTAAGCAATTGGAAGAAAAGATGGGCGGACCCTTATTTTTTCGTACCTCTAGAGGGGTGGATCTAACGACAGAAGGCAAAGTACTGCTGCGGTTCATTGAGCAAGCCTTTCAGAATGTGGAGATGGGTGAACGAGCGATTGCCGAAATGAACAATTTAAATAGCGGGGAGATTCATATTGGTGCTAGTGATACTCTCTGCAAATATTACTTGTTGTCTTATCTCGAACAATATCATGAGCAATTCCCCAATGTCCGTATTCATATTACGAATCGAACAACACCAGAGACACTTGCGCTTCTAAAAGAAGGGAAAATTGATTTCGGTATCGTTAGCTTACCGGCATCTGACAAACAGATTGAATTTCGTAAGAGTACAAGGCTTCAAGATTGTCTTGTCGGTGGCAAGGGCTTCCGTCATTTGGCGGACAAGACAATGCCGCTTTCAGACATCAAGCAGTACCCCTTGTTGTTTCTAGAGCAAGGAGGCAGCACAAGAAAGTATATAGATGGGTTTCTTGCCTCCAATCATGTGACGATAACACCAGAGTTTGAATTAGGCAGTGTAGATCTTCTTGTTCAGTTCGCTTTGCGTGGCTTTGGTCTTGCTTTTGTTATTCGTGATTATGTTACGGAAGAATTAAAGAGTGGAGAACTTGTAGAAATCCCTTTAGATCCGCCGTTTCCAGAGCGTAACATTGGAATTGCGACTCTTCGAGGAGTTCCACTCTCTGCTGCTTCAAAGTCCTTTCTAACCTTATTGGACTAAATTAAATCGGGTGAAGGATCATTCACATAAGGAGGAGGCTAGGCTATGAGCGGTATGCTTGGTCGGCTACGCAAGGGATACGGGAAAAAACTGCGGACACTACATACCTGGAACGGCTGGATCGTCGTGATATTGGCCTTGACGGGGCTAGTGCTAGTAGGTGGTTTTTGGCGAGGTTTCCTTGGTGAAGGCAGGGTATGGATTAAAGGTCTGCATATTGTGGTAGGAATCGCATCTATCCTTCCAGTGATCTATTATCTTCTATTGGCAAGTAAACATTGGAAACAGCTAAAGGAGAAGCCTTGGCAGCGGTTCAATGTACTTGTCGTGCTTTTCCTCTTACTTGGCTGGTTCATTTCGGGCGTGTTGTTATGGCAGTTCCGTAGAGTTGGACCGCAAGTATCTAATCTTGCTTTGGTCGTTCATGATGTCCTGACATGGGCTGGTCTGCCTTACATTATCTATCACTCACTGACTCGTGTGAAGTGGCTGAAGGAGCCGAATCGTCGGACTATCAAGAGCGGGAGTGAGTTGAGTAGCAATTCAACATATCAAGATACACCTCAGCCAGTCTATACACGTAGAGCTTTCATTCGAGGGACGATCGGTGTAGGGCTTGCCCTTACAATCGGACCCTCATTTGTAAAATGGCTAGGCAGCTCGATTGGAAACATCGGTGGCAGCGAAACGATCGATAAATTAATCGAGAATGACCGCAATCAGCTGTTGCCAGCACCGCAGCCACTGGCGGCATCGTCACCGCCTCTTGGAGGTGGGTCGCAGGGTCAATTCCGTGTTTATACTGTAACCCCTATTCCTGAGTTCACGAACGATAATTGGTCCTTTAAGTTGGATGGTCTTGTTGATCAGAGCTTTACATGGAATTGGGAGCAATTCGTTCAATTGCAACGGACGGTTCAAGTGAGTGATTTTCACTGCGTGACAGGTTGGTCTGTCTACAAGAATACCTGGGAAGGCATCAAGCTGAAGGATCTTCTACAACAGGCTGGTGTGAAGTCCACAGCAAAAACGGTGAAGTTCTACTCTGGGGATGGAGTATATACAGATACTCTTACGCTGGAGCAGGCGGATATGGACGATGTTATGGTCGCGGTGATGCATGATGGGAAACCGATTCCGAGCGATCTCGGTGGACCGGTTCGGCTAATTGTCCCCAAAATGTTCGCTTACAAGTCAGTAAAGTG contains the following coding sequences:
- a CDS encoding LysR family transcriptional regulator, producing the protein MDINLEWYRSFYWVAQTGSLTAAAERLNITQPAVSHTIKQLEEKMGGPLFFRTSRGVDLTTEGKVLLRFIEQAFQNVEMGERAIAEMNNLNSGEIHIGASDTLCKYYLLSYLEQYHEQFPNVRIHITNRTTPETLALLKEGKIDFGIVSLPASDKQIEFRKSTRLQDCLVGGKGFRHLADKTMPLSDIKQYPLLFLEQGGSTRKYIDGFLASNHVTITPEFELGSVDLLVQFALRGFGLAFVIRDYVTEELKSGELVEIPLDPPFPERNIGIATLRGVPLSAASKSFLTLLD
- a CDS encoding molybdopterin-dependent oxidoreductase, with protein sequence MSGMLGRLRKGYGKKLRTLHTWNGWIVVILALTGLVLVGGFWRGFLGEGRVWIKGLHIVVGIASILPVIYYLLLASKHWKQLKEKPWQRFNVLVVLFLLLGWFISGVLLWQFRRVGPQVSNLALVVHDVLTWAGLPYIIYHSLTRVKWLKEPNRRTIKSGSELSSNSTYQDTPQPVYTRRAFIRGTIGVGLALTIGPSFVKWLGSSIGNIGGSETIDKLIENDRNQLLPAPQPLAASSPPLGGGSQGQFRVYTVTPIPEFTNDNWSFKLDGLVDQSFTWNWEQFVQLQRTVQVSDFHCVTGWSVYKNTWEGIKLKDLLQQAGVKSTAKTVKFYSGDGVYTDTLTLEQADMDDVMVAVMHDGKPIPSDLGGPVRLIVPKMFAYKSVKWLNRIELIEGEHTGYWEQRGYSNDAWV
- a CDS encoding adenylosuccinate synthase is translated as MTVIAIVGANWGDEGKGKMTDVLAAQASYVVRFQGGSNAGHTIINQYGKFSLHMLPSGVFYPSVTNIIGPGTALDTEVLVKELQALADRGVPKPKLFVSERAQIVLSIHRLFDELEEERLGSQGFGSTKRGIAPFYADKYAKLGIQVADLFDPARLEKRLEQLLASKNVLLEHLYKKAPIQVSELMAQLQKEAAQLAPYVANTTEILQEAYGKGETILLEGQLGALRDPDHGIYPYSTSSSTLAGYAPVGAGLPAAAITNVIAVTKAYSSCVGAGPFVSELEGPVADELRTRGGDAGEFGATTGRPRRMGWFDAVATRYGCLMQGATEVVLTNLDVLGYLNEIPVCVAYELENGEITDKFPATSKLNKAKPIITHLSGWNYDISHITNFDDLPEQAKSYVDFIETSIGIRISTVSVGPRRDQVIHRTL
- a CDS encoding copper amine oxidase N-terminal domain-containing protein; translation: MKAIKWSIAAVLAVSMYGPIHTAKAADANSTNVVNEQSISSTDDLIFQMDYTEMTVGDKVPVQIFAKGPDGSSERIPLSQADMVIEKPYLLQKLPDGSIKALAVGETNVTVRSGANSKTLKLSISADKDIETGVLINGTMYLPVQTTFKSLGATIQTNTATKTFSIRVGDLPIQLQLGSDIAMVNGNKVKMSGKVQTVDGGAVFPATLLKTALGAVLDFGAHYESLNINFGKAELFAYTKNTLKISKRESQGDLAKLIGKTYWFNQYDSDYKFQKATIVDILVNDDNEFSISFQLASGKIVNSYDMEYDQVTRDLANKEYFFTSDPTKIYKWSNAIWAKIKAGTISTGMTKQQVELSWGTPIDKSSLSGSGITVETWQYRNYNYVTFTNGVVSMIYTN